One Natranaerovirga hydrolytica genomic region harbors:
- a CDS encoding DUF58 domain-containing protein, with protein sequence MEEKIFDQDFFAKLNKLNFLVKMSLSQGANGGRKSTAKGTSVEFSDYREYIQGDDFRRIDWNAYGRFEKLFIKLFMEEREAVFNIFLDCSKSMDFGEEKKSKKALQLSAALSYIVLNNMDKLQLHTLQDNRIHTLQGISGKASFQKLLQGLTKVDFKGQTHLVDTIKQKNLKQRGVSIIISDFFTKEKIEEMVQYLGYKKQEIILIHLLSREEVAPYFEKMVNLIDSETQEALKLTITPKVIKTYQETLTAFCQEIEEKVVKYNGAYVKVVSDESLEKILLKSFSAKGFINKV encoded by the coding sequence ATGGAAGAAAAAATATTTGACCAAGACTTTTTTGCTAAGCTCAATAAGCTGAATTTTCTAGTGAAAATGTCTTTATCACAAGGAGCAAATGGCGGTAGAAAATCAACAGCAAAAGGGACCTCTGTTGAATTCTCGGATTATAGAGAATACATTCAAGGAGATGACTTTAGACGTATTGATTGGAATGCTTATGGACGATTCGAAAAACTGTTTATTAAATTATTTATGGAAGAAAGAGAAGCGGTTTTTAATATTTTTTTAGACTGTAGCAAATCAATGGATTTTGGAGAAGAAAAAAAGTCTAAAAAAGCTTTGCAATTATCAGCTGCTCTTTCATATATCGTTCTGAATAATATGGACAAACTTCAGTTACATACATTACAAGATAACAGAATCCATACGTTACAAGGGATTTCAGGTAAAGCATCTTTTCAAAAGTTGTTACAGGGATTAACCAAAGTGGACTTTAAAGGACAGACTCACTTAGTAGATACCATTAAGCAAAAGAACCTTAAACAAAGAGGCGTATCTATTATTATCTCAGACTTTTTTACCAAAGAAAAGATAGAAGAGATGGTTCAGTATTTAGGTTATAAAAAACAAGAAATTATACTGATTCATTTGCTTTCAAGAGAAGAAGTAGCCCCTTATTTTGAAAAAATGGTTAATTTAATTGACTCAGAAACACAAGAGGCTTTAAAGCTCACCATAACACCAAAGGTTATTAAAACCTATCAAGAAACCTTAACTGCCTTTTGTCAAGAGATAGAAGAAAAAGTGGTTAAATACAATGGCGCGTACGTCAAAGTGGTATCCGATGAATCCTTAGAAAAAATACTATTAAAATCATTTTCAGCCAAAGGATTCATAAATAAAGTTTAA
- a CDS encoding vWA domain-containing protein, protein MGFIQLWPLVFLILIPLVIIMYLLKQKSEDFLYSSTFLWEEVYKNMEVNTPWEKLKKSLLFFLQLFLILFFIFLLMNPFIESNNNDTENLLLVIDNSGSMNGYYNEKTRFENAIEGAIHYLDTLSQETSISIITIGNAPTIELSNTRDKELAKDTLKGIEPTHMSANMEESLSLITSITDYWTEYQVLFFTDQDIHIENINGQIVPFDNELSNVSMDYVSHSHIEGRLHIMAQVTNRSSVNQSIEVNLYGDGNLLNIERVSLEPEETKIIQFNDVTFDGHIIQAEINESDDLIEDNIAYDVLSSTNVSRVLLGTNRNIFLERALLTVPNIELYKTSDIEDISRIEDYDLYIIDGLAFEQLPRGNVFLINPNTNPFVEVNQTFEGGVLRAQDTLLTSNIEMLNFAVRELKNIQGTHYMDTFLQLGDEKVGLYGESDGQKIVVIPFDFHDSDLVLKPEFPILMHNIMEYLLDSNILKSHTFTAGEAVSFHAHTRGSSITITKPNGENEEVPIRFPMLDFTNTKEAGIYTATQTIEEETLTEYFVVNFPQEEKIRGEPVIMDNNQQTQQSIRYGRMDLTKYLIMALLGLVLVEWIAYILDSRR, encoded by the coding sequence ATGGGTTTTATTCAATTATGGCCTTTGGTATTTTTAATATTGATACCACTGGTTATTATCATGTACTTATTAAAACAAAAATCTGAGGACTTTCTTTATTCCAGTACTTTTTTATGGGAAGAAGTTTATAAAAATATGGAAGTCAATACACCATGGGAAAAGCTTAAGAAAAGTCTACTGTTTTTCTTACAGCTCTTTTTAATACTTTTCTTTATCTTCCTATTAATGAATCCATTTATAGAATCCAATAACAATGACACGGAGAATTTATTATTGGTTATTGACAATAGTGGCAGTATGAATGGGTATTATAACGAAAAAACACGATTTGAAAATGCTATTGAGGGTGCCATACATTATTTGGATACGTTAAGTCAAGAAACGTCTATATCCATTATAACCATAGGCAATGCGCCGACTATAGAATTAAGCAATACAAGAGACAAAGAATTGGCGAAAGATACCCTAAAAGGTATTGAGCCAACCCATATGTCAGCCAATATGGAAGAAAGCTTGTCCCTTATTACATCCATAACAGATTATTGGACAGAATATCAGGTACTCTTTTTTACAGACCAAGACATTCACATAGAAAATATTAATGGACAAATCGTTCCTTTTGACAATGAACTGAGTAATGTGTCTATGGATTACGTCAGCCATTCTCATATTGAAGGGCGCCTGCATATAATGGCACAAGTTACGAATCGGTCATCAGTGAATCAATCCATAGAAGTCAATTTATATGGAGATGGCAATCTTTTAAATATTGAAAGGGTATCCTTAGAGCCAGAAGAAACAAAAATAATCCAATTTAATGATGTGACATTTGATGGACACATTATTCAAGCAGAAATTAATGAATCAGACGATTTGATAGAGGATAATATAGCCTACGATGTTTTATCTAGTACCAACGTTTCTAGAGTGTTACTGGGTACTAATAGAAATATATTTCTTGAGAGAGCCTTACTGACAGTCCCCAATATAGAATTATATAAAACCAGTGATATAGAAGACATTTCAAGAATAGAAGACTATGATTTGTATATTATTGATGGGTTGGCATTTGAACAATTGCCAAGAGGGAATGTGTTCTTAATCAATCCCAATACCAATCCTTTTGTAGAGGTTAATCAAACCTTTGAAGGTGGCGTGTTAAGAGCACAAGATACGCTGTTGACAAGCAATATAGAGATGCTAAATTTCGCAGTACGCGAGTTGAAAAACATTCAAGGCACCCATTATATGGATACTTTTTTACAATTAGGCGATGAAAAAGTTGGATTATATGGAGAAAGTGATGGGCAAAAAATTGTGGTCATACCCTTTGATTTCCATGATAGCGATTTGGTGTTAAAGCCAGAATTCCCAATTTTAATGCATAATATAATGGAGTACTTATTAGATTCTAATATCCTAAAATCACATACCTTTACAGCAGGGGAAGCAGTAAGTTTTCATGCCCATACAAGAGGCAGCTCCATAACCATAACCAAGCCGAATGGTGAAAACGAAGAAGTGCCTATTCGCTTTCCTATGTTAGACTTTACCAATACAAAAGAAGCAGGGATTTATACAGCAACACAAACCATTGAAGAAGAAACCCTAACAGAGTATTTTGTAGTGAATTTCCCACAAGAAGAAAAGATTCGTGGTGAGCCTGTGATAATGGACAACAATCAACAAACACAGCAGAGTATAAGATATGGCAGAATGGATTTGACAAAATATTTGATTATGGCATTACTGGGTTTGGTATTAGTGGAATGGATTGCCTATATCCTAGATAGCAGAAGGTGA
- a CDS encoding AAA family ATPase encodes MEIQEKDIQALIEQVKLCEAEIGKGIIGQKDIIRQVLIAILCGGNVLLEGVPGLGKTQLVKTISKVLDLSFSRIQFTPDLMPADVVGTNLIIKQGDRNLFEFDKGPVFANLVLADEINRATPKTQSALLEAMQERTVTVSKSTYTLPSPFMVLATQNPIENEGTYPLPEAQLDRFMFKLNVQYPTLEELKEIMDITVTNNEVPLNPIINGERILWMRKIIKEIPIAEPVKDYALKVILATHPDQENSPEITKKYIAVGSSPRGAQAIFNAAKIRAIMEGRLNVSFDDIKFVAYPALRHRIMLNFEGLSENMTNDYLITEILNDVKAV; translated from the coding sequence GTGGAAATACAAGAAAAAGATATTCAAGCATTAATTGAACAAGTCAAGTTGTGTGAAGCAGAAATTGGAAAAGGGATTATTGGTCAAAAAGATATTATTAGACAAGTGTTAATTGCCATATTATGTGGAGGCAATGTGCTATTAGAAGGGGTGCCTGGACTTGGAAAAACCCAGCTGGTTAAAACCATATCTAAAGTATTGGATTTGAGTTTTTCTAGGATTCAATTCACACCAGACCTTATGCCAGCAGATGTAGTGGGAACCAATCTCATTATCAAACAAGGAGATCGCAATCTATTTGAATTTGACAAAGGACCGGTATTTGCCAACTTAGTCTTAGCAGATGAAATTAACCGTGCAACACCAAAGACGCAATCGGCTTTATTGGAGGCTATGCAAGAAAGAACGGTAACAGTCAGTAAATCAACTTATACATTACCCAGTCCTTTTATGGTACTGGCAACACAAAATCCAATAGAAAATGAAGGGACTTATCCTTTGCCAGAAGCACAGTTAGACCGTTTTATGTTTAAATTAAATGTTCAGTACCCAACATTAGAAGAATTAAAAGAGATTATGGATATTACCGTAACTAATAATGAAGTCCCTCTTAATCCTATCATCAATGGTGAAAGAATTCTGTGGATGCGAAAAATTATAAAAGAAATACCCATAGCAGAACCTGTAAAAGACTATGCGTTAAAAGTAATTTTGGCAACCCACCCAGACCAAGAAAATTCACCAGAAATAACCAAAAAATACATTGCAGTAGGCTCAAGTCCAAGAGGGGCGCAGGCAATATTTAATGCAGCAAAAATCAGAGCCATTATGGAAGGGCGATTAAACGTTTCTTTTGACGATATAAAATTTGTAGCCTATCCAGCTTTAAGACATAGAATTATGCTGAACTTTGAAGGACTATCAGAGAATATGACCAACGATTATCTGATAACAGAGATTTTAAACGATGTAAAGGCTGTGTAA